The genomic region GTTAATAAAGAAGGAATACTAGTTGAACATTTTGTTGGAATAACACATGTTACCAATACTTCAGCCATATCTCTTAAGTCGGCCATTGATGAATTATTTGACGAGTATAAACTCAGCTTATCTAGAGTAAGAGGGCAAGGATATGATGGGGCTAGCAATATGCGAGGTCAATTTGGCGGGTTGAAAGCTTTGATACAAAAAGATAACTCATCTGCTCATTATATTCATTGTTTCGCTCATCAATTGCAACTTACACTTGTAGCTACTGCAAAAGGTCATGTAGATGTGGTTTGGTTTTTTGATTTGGTTTATGATGTGGTAAATGTCATTGGGTCTTCTTGCAAGCGACGTGGCGTGTTTAGAGAGTTACGAGCTATCAGAATTGCACAAGCTATAAGTAATGGAGAAATTGAAATGGGTAAAGGTTTGAACCAAGAACTTGGTATTAAAAGGTCAGGTGACACTCGATGGGGATCTCACTATAGATCTGTACTGAACTTACAAGCGAGTTTTCTTGATGTTATTGATGTACTTGAATTTTCTATAATGATGTTTCCAACTCGACACATAAGAAGAATGCACGTGGGTTTATGGCATATTTGCGTTCATTTGACTTTGTTATCATTTTGCACTTGATGGTTGACGTTCTTGCAATCACGAATGAGTTATCAGTGGCTTTGCAAAGGGAAAAACAAGAGATAGTGAATGTTATGCACTTAGTAGAAACTTGCAAACTACGCCTTTAGGCGATGAAAGATAACGAGTGGGACGAACTTTTAGAAAAAGTGCATCAATTTTGTTATTCTTGTGATATTGATGTTGTTGAAATGAATGACAATTATGTAGCTCCGGGAAGGCCAAAACGAAGAGCAGCACAAAACACTAATCTGCATCATTATCGTagagatgttttttttttctgttgtCGACTTGCAGCTTCAAGAGCTTAATGACCGTTTTGATGAAGTGAATACAGAGTTACTTCGTTGTGTTAGTTGCTTGAGTCCAAAGGATAAATTTCGTGCTTTTAATTTGTCAAAGATAGAGGAAATGGCCAACTTTTATCCATATGACTTTGATGTTGTTCTCGTGAGAGTTCTATCTGGTGAGCTGAAAAATTATATCGTGGATGTTCGGTGTCATGATGCATTTGCAGGGCTCAAAGGACTCGGAGATCTAGCTAGAGTCATGGTGGAAACTAGAAAGAATATTATTTATCCACATGTGTACTTATTGATAAAACTAGCTTTGATTCTTCCGGTTGCTACTGCTATAGTGGAAAGAGCCTTTTCGGCTATGAAGTACATCAAGACCAAGTCACGGAATCGAATGAGCGATACATACTTGAATGATTGCTTAGTGACTTATATAGAAAGAGATATATGTGAGTCAATTTCTATTGAAAGTATCATGCATcgttttcaaaacacaaaaacacgtAGGGTTCACTACGCTTAGATGTAACGATGTACTTgattttaaaattaatgtgtAATATAAGACATGTTTTTTATTTTCTACActtattttttgtaatttatGAGATAATATTTAGGGGACACCACAAAAAAATATTTCTGTATTCGCCACTGTACCCGACCCATGGTGGAGCTTGAATGTGCAGATA from Silene latifolia isolate original U9 population chromosome 3, ASM4854445v1, whole genome shotgun sequence harbors:
- the LOC141649882 gene encoding uncharacterized protein LOC141649882, whose amino-acid sequence is MKKRSGNLQLTSPGIQKDIVNAISLETLKVIFEELGDDFFAILVDESSDVSYKEQMAIILRFVNKEGILVEHFVGITHVTNTSAISLKSAIDELFDEYKLSLSRVRGQGYDGASNMRGQFGGLKALIQKDNSSAHYIHCFAHQLQLTLVATAKGHVDVVWFFDLVYDVVNVIGSSCKRRGVFRELRAIRIAQAISNGEIEMGKGLNQELGIKRSGDTRWGSHYRSVLNLQASFLDVIDLQELNDRFDEVNTELLRCVSCLSPKDKFRAFNLSKIEEMANFYPYDFDVVLVRVLSGELKNYIVDVRCHDAFAGLKGLGDLARVMVETRKNIIYPHVYLLIKLALILPVATAIVERAFSAMKYIKTKSRNRMSDTYLNDCLVTYIERDICESISIESIMHRFQNTKTRRVHYA